A single region of the Zonotrichia leucophrys gambelii isolate GWCS_2022_RI chromosome 9, RI_Zleu_2.0, whole genome shotgun sequence genome encodes:
- the CHRD gene encoding chordin isoform X1 yields the protein MRAAALLLLALLPLRPLPGRAARPKLALPIRPDTEPLPPGGAAGCAFGGHFYALEETWHPDLGEPFGVMRCVICHCEPQRNHRGKPVGKVNCKNMKQDCPVPACPRATLLPGHCCHTCPKEKSPALRFDTLEYFQEKEDDLDKPYNDRSYLSSEGLARDDARTEFVALLTSGPEPWHPTSSAVAKARFTLLRSSLLFSISYERLGRPSRVRFSDPEGNVLFEHPVQRSAAPEDGMLCGMWRTVSKANVQLLRREQLRVSLITRAQPSGEVHGHILKHRALFAETFGAILTSSNPLHLGAGGMAMLTLSDTENNLHFILMARGLLEPGARESPWVPLRVRILHQGQTLREVHANITVEDPDFAEVLNDLSAQELQWLVQGQLRIVAETEGQHARQLAGTITTRRSCDTIQSVLCGADALLPTKTGAVGSAKLALHENGTLEYQVQVVGTASEVVGITLETKPRRKSKRNILFDMTPSYKDGLAWGAWQSPSARDAHMLLQNELFLNVATKDWAEGELRGQIISLPYSGLLARYTDMPVALAGQLVSPPVPSGAGGHAWLSLDEHCHLHYEISVAGLGRPSDGTVSAHIHGVAELGEMGTRPHQHKRLLKGFYSTEAQGVVKDLDADLLQHLAQGTAFLQVSTKAHPNGEMRGRVHIPNQCHAGGTRLAPGESLGQAELSESTKTRDLEQLKKDPNSCFFEGQHRAHGTRWAPDYDKKCSICSCQKRTVICDPILCQPLNCTHQVHPEELCCPICEEKKTEQEELKLERARDSSEGCYFDGDKTWRGSGTRWHPVVPPFGLIKCAICTCKGTTGEVHCEKVQCPRLTCANPVRASPSDCCKQCPAPERSVPELADSMQADAPRSCRFGRRWYLNNESWHPSVPPFGEMKCILCWCVSGETHCQRQECPPSACASPATRDNPCCAKCRALDAPSDAREKVQDAKVESRSH from the exons ATGCGCGCCGctgcgctgctgctgctcgccCTGCTCCCGCTCCGGCCGCTgcccggccgcgccgcccgccccaAGCTCGCCCTGCCCATCCGGCCCGACACGGAGCCGCTGCCCCCCGGCGGGGCGGCAG GCTGCGCCTTCGGGGGGCACTTCTATGCTCTGGAGGAGACGTGGCACCCGGACCTGGGGGAGCCCTTCGGGGTGATGCGCTGCGTTATCTGTCACTGCGAGCCG CAGAGGAACCACCGGGGGAAGCCCGTGGGGAAAGTGAACTGCAAGAACATGAAGCAGGACTGCCCCGTGCCTGCCTGTCCCCGGGCCACGCTGCTGCCGGGACACTGCTGTCACACCTGCCCCAAAG agaAGAGCCCTGCACTCCGGTTTGACACCTTGGAGTACTTCCAGGAGAAGGAGGATGACCTGGACAAGCCCTACAATGACCGCTCCTACCTGAGCTCGGAGGGCCTGGCTCGCGATGATGCCCGCACAG AGTTTGTGGCCCTGCTGACGAGCGGCCCAGAGCCGTGGCACCCCACATCCAGTGCCGTGGCCAAGGCTCGCTTCACGCTGCTGCGCTcctccctgctcttctccatcAGCTATGAGCG GCTGGGGCGGCCGAGCCGGGTGCGTTTCAGTGACCCCGAGGGTAACGTGCTGTTTGAACACCCCGTGCAGAGGAGCGCTGCCCCCGAGGATGGCATg CTCTGTGGAATGTGGAGGACGGTGTCCAAAGCCAACGTCCAGCTGCTGCGGCGTGAACAGCTCCGTGTGTCCCTCATCACCCGGGCACAGCCCTCCGGAGAGGTCCATGGGCACATCCTCAAGCACCGGGCACTCTTTGCAG agacATTCGGTGCCATCCTGACCTCCTCGAACCCCTTGCACTTGGGCGCTGGGGGCATGGCCATGCTGACACTGAGTGACACAGAGAACAACCTGCACTTCATCCTCATGGCCCGGGGactgctggagcctggagcaAGGG AATCCCCGTGGGTCCCACTGAGGGTCCGCATCCTGCACCAGGGCCAGACGCTACGCGAGGTCCACGCCAACATCACTGTGGAG GACCCCGACTTTGCAGAGGTGCTGAATGACCTgtctgcccaggagctgcagtggctgGTGCAGGGGCAGCTCCGCATCGTGGCCGAGACGGAGGGGCAGCACGCGCGGCAGCTGGCTGGCACCATCACCACCCGCCGCAGCTGTGACA CCATCCAGAGTGTGCTATGCGGAGCAGATGCTTTGCTGCCGACCAAGACCGGGGCTGTGGGCTCAGCCAAGCTGGCGCTGCATGAGAATGGCACCCTGGAGTACCAG GTGCAGGTGGTGGGCACTGCCAGCGAGGTGGTGGGCATCACACTGGAGACCAAACCCAGACGGAAAAGCAAGAGGAACATCCTGTTTGACATGACACCCAGCTACAAGGATGGGCTG GCCTGGGGTgcctggcagagccccagcGCCCGCGATGCCCACATGCTTCTACAAAATGAGCTCTTCCTCAACGTGGCCACCAAAGACTGGGCAGAGGGTGAGCTGCGGGGCCAGATCATCTCCCTGCCCTACAGTGGACTGCTCGCCCGCTACACAG ACATGCCCGTGGcgctggcagggcagctggtGTCCCCCCCGGTGCCCAGCGGCGCGGGGGGGCACGCCTGGCTCTCGCTGGATGAGCACTGCCACCTGCACTACGAGATCTCGGTGGCGGGGCTGGGACGGCCGAGCGATGGCACTGTCAGCGCCCACATCCACGGCGTGGCCGAGCTGGGGGAGATGGGCACCCGCCCCCACCAGCACAAGCGCCTGCTCAAGGGCTTCTACAGCACTGAG GCTCAGGGCGTGGTGAAGGACCTGGATGCCgacctgctgcagcacctggccCAGGGCACTGCTTTCCTGCAAGTCAGCACCAAAGCTCACCCCAATGGCGAGATGCGGGGACGG GTGCACATTCCCAACCAGTGCCATGCAGGAGGGACCCGCCTGGCCCCAGGGGAGTCCCTGGGTCAGGCTGAGCTCTCAGAGAGCACCAAGACCAGggacctggagcagctgaagaaGGACCCCAACTCCTGCTTCTTTGAGGGTCAGCACCGGGCACATGGCACCCGCTGGGCACCTGACTATGACAAGAAGTGCTCTATCTGCAGCTGCCAG aagCGCACAGTGATCTGCGACCCCATCTTGTGCCAGCCCCTCAACTGTACCCACCAGGTGCACCCCgaagagctgtgctgccccatCTGTGAAG AGAAGAAGACAGAGCAGGAAGAACTGAAGCTGGAGCGGGCACGGGACAGCAGCGAGG gCTGCTACTTCGACGGTGACAAGACATGGCGAGGCTCTGGCACCCGCTGGCATCCTGTCGTGCCCCCGTTTGGCCTCATCAAATGTGCCATTTGTACCTGCAAG ggcaccaCAGGTGAAGTGCACTGTGAGAAGGTGCAGTGCCCACGGCTCACCTGTGCCAACCCCGTGCGCGCCAGCCCCTCTGACTGCTGCAAGCAGTGCCCAG CCCCAGAGAGGAGTGTCCCGGAGCTGGCTGACTCCATGCAGGCAGACGCGCCACGGTCGTGCCGCTTCGGGCGCCGCTGGTACCTCAACAACGAGAGCTGGCACCCGTCTGTGCCCCCCTTTGGGGAAATGA
- the CHRD gene encoding chordin isoform X2, with protein sequence MRAAALLLLALLPLRPLPGRAARPKLALPIRPDTEPLPPGGAAGCAFGGHFYALEETWHPDLGEPFGVMRCVICHCEPRNHRGKPVGKVNCKNMKQDCPVPACPRATLLPGHCCHTCPKEKSPALRFDTLEYFQEKEDDLDKPYNDRSYLSSEGLARDDARTEFVALLTSGPEPWHPTSSAVAKARFTLLRSSLLFSISYERLGRPSRVRFSDPEGNVLFEHPVQRSAAPEDGMLCGMWRTVSKANVQLLRREQLRVSLITRAQPSGEVHGHILKHRALFAETFGAILTSSNPLHLGAGGMAMLTLSDTENNLHFILMARGLLEPGARESPWVPLRVRILHQGQTLREVHANITVEDPDFAEVLNDLSAQELQWLVQGQLRIVAETEGQHARQLAGTITTRRSCDTIQSVLCGADALLPTKTGAVGSAKLALHENGTLEYQVQVVGTASEVVGITLETKPRRKSKRNILFDMTPSYKDGLAWGAWQSPSARDAHMLLQNELFLNVATKDWAEGELRGQIISLPYSGLLARYTDMPVALAGQLVSPPVPSGAGGHAWLSLDEHCHLHYEISVAGLGRPSDGTVSAHIHGVAELGEMGTRPHQHKRLLKGFYSTEAQGVVKDLDADLLQHLAQGTAFLQVSTKAHPNGEMRGRVHIPNQCHAGGTRLAPGESLGQAELSESTKTRDLEQLKKDPNSCFFEGQHRAHGTRWAPDYDKKCSICSCQKRTVICDPILCQPLNCTHQVHPEELCCPICEEKKTEQEELKLERARDSSEGCYFDGDKTWRGSGTRWHPVVPPFGLIKCAICTCKGTTGEVHCEKVQCPRLTCANPVRASPSDCCKQCPAPERSVPELADSMQADAPRSCRFGRRWYLNNESWHPSVPPFGEMKCILCWCVSGETHCQRQECPPSACASPATRDNPCCAKCRALDAPSDAREKVQDAKVESRSH encoded by the exons ATGCGCGCCGctgcgctgctgctgctcgccCTGCTCCCGCTCCGGCCGCTgcccggccgcgccgcccgccccaAGCTCGCCCTGCCCATCCGGCCCGACACGGAGCCGCTGCCCCCCGGCGGGGCGGCAG GCTGCGCCTTCGGGGGGCACTTCTATGCTCTGGAGGAGACGTGGCACCCGGACCTGGGGGAGCCCTTCGGGGTGATGCGCTGCGTTATCTGTCACTGCGAGCCG AGGAACCACCGGGGGAAGCCCGTGGGGAAAGTGAACTGCAAGAACATGAAGCAGGACTGCCCCGTGCCTGCCTGTCCCCGGGCCACGCTGCTGCCGGGACACTGCTGTCACACCTGCCCCAAAG agaAGAGCCCTGCACTCCGGTTTGACACCTTGGAGTACTTCCAGGAGAAGGAGGATGACCTGGACAAGCCCTACAATGACCGCTCCTACCTGAGCTCGGAGGGCCTGGCTCGCGATGATGCCCGCACAG AGTTTGTGGCCCTGCTGACGAGCGGCCCAGAGCCGTGGCACCCCACATCCAGTGCCGTGGCCAAGGCTCGCTTCACGCTGCTGCGCTcctccctgctcttctccatcAGCTATGAGCG GCTGGGGCGGCCGAGCCGGGTGCGTTTCAGTGACCCCGAGGGTAACGTGCTGTTTGAACACCCCGTGCAGAGGAGCGCTGCCCCCGAGGATGGCATg CTCTGTGGAATGTGGAGGACGGTGTCCAAAGCCAACGTCCAGCTGCTGCGGCGTGAACAGCTCCGTGTGTCCCTCATCACCCGGGCACAGCCCTCCGGAGAGGTCCATGGGCACATCCTCAAGCACCGGGCACTCTTTGCAG agacATTCGGTGCCATCCTGACCTCCTCGAACCCCTTGCACTTGGGCGCTGGGGGCATGGCCATGCTGACACTGAGTGACACAGAGAACAACCTGCACTTCATCCTCATGGCCCGGGGactgctggagcctggagcaAGGG AATCCCCGTGGGTCCCACTGAGGGTCCGCATCCTGCACCAGGGCCAGACGCTACGCGAGGTCCACGCCAACATCACTGTGGAG GACCCCGACTTTGCAGAGGTGCTGAATGACCTgtctgcccaggagctgcagtggctgGTGCAGGGGCAGCTCCGCATCGTGGCCGAGACGGAGGGGCAGCACGCGCGGCAGCTGGCTGGCACCATCACCACCCGCCGCAGCTGTGACA CCATCCAGAGTGTGCTATGCGGAGCAGATGCTTTGCTGCCGACCAAGACCGGGGCTGTGGGCTCAGCCAAGCTGGCGCTGCATGAGAATGGCACCCTGGAGTACCAG GTGCAGGTGGTGGGCACTGCCAGCGAGGTGGTGGGCATCACACTGGAGACCAAACCCAGACGGAAAAGCAAGAGGAACATCCTGTTTGACATGACACCCAGCTACAAGGATGGGCTG GCCTGGGGTgcctggcagagccccagcGCCCGCGATGCCCACATGCTTCTACAAAATGAGCTCTTCCTCAACGTGGCCACCAAAGACTGGGCAGAGGGTGAGCTGCGGGGCCAGATCATCTCCCTGCCCTACAGTGGACTGCTCGCCCGCTACACAG ACATGCCCGTGGcgctggcagggcagctggtGTCCCCCCCGGTGCCCAGCGGCGCGGGGGGGCACGCCTGGCTCTCGCTGGATGAGCACTGCCACCTGCACTACGAGATCTCGGTGGCGGGGCTGGGACGGCCGAGCGATGGCACTGTCAGCGCCCACATCCACGGCGTGGCCGAGCTGGGGGAGATGGGCACCCGCCCCCACCAGCACAAGCGCCTGCTCAAGGGCTTCTACAGCACTGAG GCTCAGGGCGTGGTGAAGGACCTGGATGCCgacctgctgcagcacctggccCAGGGCACTGCTTTCCTGCAAGTCAGCACCAAAGCTCACCCCAATGGCGAGATGCGGGGACGG GTGCACATTCCCAACCAGTGCCATGCAGGAGGGACCCGCCTGGCCCCAGGGGAGTCCCTGGGTCAGGCTGAGCTCTCAGAGAGCACCAAGACCAGggacctggagcagctgaagaaGGACCCCAACTCCTGCTTCTTTGAGGGTCAGCACCGGGCACATGGCACCCGCTGGGCACCTGACTATGACAAGAAGTGCTCTATCTGCAGCTGCCAG aagCGCACAGTGATCTGCGACCCCATCTTGTGCCAGCCCCTCAACTGTACCCACCAGGTGCACCCCgaagagctgtgctgccccatCTGTGAAG AGAAGAAGACAGAGCAGGAAGAACTGAAGCTGGAGCGGGCACGGGACAGCAGCGAGG gCTGCTACTTCGACGGTGACAAGACATGGCGAGGCTCTGGCACCCGCTGGCATCCTGTCGTGCCCCCGTTTGGCCTCATCAAATGTGCCATTTGTACCTGCAAG ggcaccaCAGGTGAAGTGCACTGTGAGAAGGTGCAGTGCCCACGGCTCACCTGTGCCAACCCCGTGCGCGCCAGCCCCTCTGACTGCTGCAAGCAGTGCCCAG CCCCAGAGAGGAGTGTCCCGGAGCTGGCTGACTCCATGCAGGCAGACGCGCCACGGTCGTGCCGCTTCGGGCGCCGCTGGTACCTCAACAACGAGAGCTGGCACCCGTCTGTGCCCCCCTTTGGGGAAATGA